The Selenomonas ruminantium subsp. lactilytica TAM6421 genome has a segment encoding these proteins:
- a CDS encoding phenolic acid decarboxylase: protein MKFKDLSDFLGTHFIYTYDNGWEYEWYAKNDHTVDYRIHGGMVAGRWVKDQKADIVKLTDGVFKVTWTEPTGTDVALDFMPNENKMHGTIFFPKWVQDHPEITVCFQNEHIDLMHESRDKYENYPKYLVPEFAKITYIGKAGLDNEDVIAEAPYEGMTNEIREGRYFDANYSRLKK from the coding sequence ATGAAATTCAAAGACCTTAGCGATTTTCTCGGAACCCATTTTATCTACACCTATGACAATGGCTGGGAATACGAATGGTATGCCAAAAATGACCATACGGTAGACTACCGCATCCATGGCGGCATGGTGGCAGGCCGCTGGGTAAAAGACCAGAAAGCAGATATTGTCAAACTGACCGACGGCGTATTCAAAGTTACCTGGACGGAGCCCACTGGTACAGATGTGGCCTTGGACTTCATGCCCAACGAAAACAAGATGCACGGCACCATCTTCTTCCCCAAATGGGTGCAGGACCATCCTGAAATCACTGTCTGCTTCCAAAATGAACATATCGACCTTATGCACGAATCCCGGGATAAATACGAGAATTATCCCAAGTATCTGGTGCCTGAGTTTGCCAAAATCACCTATATCGGCAAGGCCGGCCTTGATAATGAAGATGTCATTGCCGAAGCTCCTTATGAAGGAATGACCAATGAGATCCGTGAAGGTCGCTACTTTGATGCCAACTACAGCCGTCTGAAAAAATGA
- a CDS encoding PadR family transcriptional regulator yields the protein MAQKNVLKYVVLGLLSHGNLTGYDIKKLFEGELGDFWYSNHSQIYPELKKMEDSGLIASYEDTVGQKMTKTYYRILPQGEEELSGWLSEPLNALPPTRDEFSMKLYLLNDAKNPLVKQIFAQEIARHEEKLQYLESRWETLFTAEEEQAKHYGHSLILRQAINREKQRLQWLREEQAHLPQ from the coding sequence ATGGCACAGAAGAATGTTCTTAAATACGTGGTATTAGGCTTGTTGTCCCATGGAAATTTAACAGGTTATGATATCAAGAAACTTTTTGAGGGTGAGTTGGGAGATTTTTGGTATTCCAACCATAGCCAGATTTACCCGGAGCTGAAAAAGATGGAAGATAGCGGCCTGATTGCATCCTATGAGGATACAGTAGGGCAGAAAATGACCAAGACATACTATCGAATCCTGCCACAGGGTGAAGAGGAGCTGTCAGGGTGGCTGAGTGAGCCTTTAAATGCCCTGCCGCCAACCAGAGATGAATTTTCCATGAAGCTGTATTTGCTGAATGATGCAAAGAACCCCCTGGTAAAACAGATATTCGCCCAGGAGATTGCCCGCCATGAGGAAAAGCTGCAATATCTGGAGTCGCGGTGGGAAACTTTGTTTACAGCAGAAGAGGAACAGGCGAAACACTATGGTCATTCGCTGATATTGCGGCAGGCAATCAACAGGGAAAAGCAGCGTCTTCAATGGCTGCGTGAGGAGCAGGCCCACCTTCCTCAATGA
- a CDS encoding ATP--cob(I)alamin adenosyltransferase codes for MYNDAFVGRERELTKLDKMYSSKKQNVALIYGRRRVGKSELIKHFIQKYNHDAVYYECKQTTELNNVSSLSTLISEKFSLPPLAFSGIEELLEFMFKQACEKKIILVLDEYPYLQKTVTGLDSILQSLIDRYMSKSQMKLIICGSFVETMKKLLLRHNPLYGRVSLVLNLKPMNYLESAKFYPSFSNEDKVRLYSVFGGIPYYNSLIDEELSVKENIMELLTLPGSRLEDEVSMYLNAELSKITNANEVFEALTRGFTRFSDILSQSHITNSPTLSKVLEKLINMDMVEKEAPINDSNNKKKTGYYISDNMSSFYYKYVFRYASQRRIMNPEVFYERYIEKDFEQTYVPKRFEDICKQFLILKNQQGDMAEPFEAIGKYYYDLPKEHKNGEFDVVTKDDRGYAFYEAKFRETPVTAAMIEEEIRQVNDTGLYCYQYGFFSRSGYEDFTRSDVVKYTLDDLYNT; via the coding sequence TTGTATAACGATGCTTTCGTGGGAAGAGAACGCGAGTTGACCAAGCTGGACAAGATGTACAGCAGTAAAAAACAGAATGTAGCACTGATTTATGGCCGCCGTCGTGTAGGAAAAAGTGAATTGATAAAGCACTTTATTCAGAAATATAACCATGATGCAGTATACTATGAGTGCAAGCAGACGACAGAACTGAATAATGTTAGTTCCTTGTCCACATTGATATCCGAGAAGTTTTCTCTTCCTCCACTGGCTTTTTCTGGCATAGAAGAGCTACTGGAATTTATGTTCAAGCAGGCATGTGAGAAGAAGATAATCCTAGTATTGGATGAATACCCCTACTTGCAGAAAACGGTAACAGGATTGGACAGTATTCTACAATCCCTTATAGACCGATATATGAGCAAATCACAAATGAAGCTTATAATATGTGGCTCCTTTGTGGAAACGATGAAAAAGCTGTTGCTGAGACATAATCCTTTATATGGGCGAGTATCTTTGGTACTGAATCTGAAGCCGATGAATTATCTGGAGTCGGCCAAGTTCTATCCGTCGTTTTCCAATGAAGATAAAGTGAGGCTTTACAGCGTTTTTGGTGGTATTCCCTACTATAACAGCCTTATAGATGAAGAACTGTCGGTAAAAGAAAATATTATGGAGCTCCTAACTCTGCCTGGTTCACGGTTGGAAGATGAAGTTTCTATGTATTTGAACGCAGAACTGTCCAAAATCACCAATGCCAACGAGGTGTTTGAGGCTTTAACAAGAGGCTTTACCCGTTTTAGTGATATTTTATCGCAATCTCATATAACAAACAGTCCTACCTTATCCAAGGTGCTGGAAAAGCTTATAAATATGGACATGGTGGAGAAAGAAGCACCAATCAATGATTCGAATAACAAGAAGAAAACTGGGTATTATATCAGCGACAATATGTCAAGTTTCTACTATAAATATGTATTTCGGTATGCCTCACAGCGGCGTATAATGAACCCGGAAGTATTCTACGAACGTTACATTGAAAAGGATTTTGAACAGACATATGTTCCCAAGAGATTCGAGGATATTTGCAAGCAGTTCCTTATACTTAAAAATCAACAGGGAGATATGGCAGAGCCATTTGAAGCTATAGGGAAGTATTATTACGACCTGCCCAAGGAGCACAAGAATGGTGAATTTGACGTAGTAACAAAAGACGACCGAGGTTATGCTTTTTATGAAGCAAAATTTAGGGAAACTCCTGTTACTGCGGCCATGATTGAGGAAGAAATAAGACAGGTTAATGACACGGGGCTGTACTGCTATCAATATGGGTTCTTTTCAAGGTCAGGCTATGAAGACTTTACACGGTCAGATGTTGTCAAATATACCTTAGATGATTTGTATAATACATAA
- a CDS encoding ROK family protein — protein MNRKDVRNHNLKKIRSALRSMRQATKPQLAEHTGLSVMTVNTLVKILQEHGEVELMEDFLPSASEEGGRPARQYRYLADRLLALVMCFYEEAGENRMELGVENLLGDIVSSEKVACHEVSQELLLETIRRYQENYPQLALVMMGLPGVEVDGVMAVIDYPALKGLRLREQLEASTGLPIYLVNDINAAVSGYGMVLGQAVRQETVVGIYWPRNYPPGAGILLNGNLYKGRDGLAGEISCAFDRSTCVPKEITVEQVAEKIVSFVRFWNPHRIVLYHEGIIPCMEAEIRSMCAVSLPERFMPDLILGRPLREDYRRGVHALAGKFLESLGKTGEDS, from the coding sequence ATGAACAGGAAAGATGTGCGTAATCACAATCTGAAAAAGATACGCAGTGCCCTGCGGTCAATGAGGCAGGCTACCAAGCCGCAGCTGGCTGAGCATACGGGCTTAAGCGTTATGACGGTAAATACGCTGGTGAAAATCCTGCAGGAGCATGGTGAAGTTGAACTCATGGAGGATTTCCTTCCCTCTGCCTCTGAGGAAGGGGGACGCCCTGCCCGGCAGTACCGTTATCTGGCCGACCGGCTGCTGGCCCTTGTCATGTGCTTTTACGAGGAGGCGGGGGAAAACAGAATGGAGCTGGGGGTAGAAAATCTTCTGGGGGATATCGTTTCTTCCGAGAAGGTTGCCTGCCATGAGGTATCCCAGGAACTTTTATTGGAGACTATCAGGCGGTATCAGGAAAACTATCCTCAGCTGGCTCTGGTGATGATGGGGCTTCCAGGAGTGGAAGTGGATGGTGTAATGGCTGTTATAGACTATCCAGCCTTGAAAGGCCTGCGGTTGCGGGAACAGCTGGAAGCTTCTACCGGGCTGCCGATTTATCTGGTTAATGACATAAATGCAGCTGTGTCTGGGTATGGCATGGTCTTGGGTCAGGCAGTAAGGCAGGAAACTGTGGTAGGCATCTACTGGCCACGTAATTACCCGCCAGGGGCAGGCATACTGCTGAATGGCAATCTTTATAAGGGGCGGGATGGACTGGCGGGAGAAATCTCCTGTGCTTTTGACCGCAGCACCTGCGTGCCTAAGGAGATTACTGTGGAGCAGGTAGCGGAAAAAATAGTCAGCTTTGTCCGTTTCTGGAATCCCCATCGCATCGTGCTGTATCATGAGGGGATAATACCTTGCATGGAGGCGGAAATCAGAAGCATGTGTGCCGTTTCCTTGCCGGAGCGTTTTATGCCGGACCTTATTCTGGGAAGGCCTTTGCGGGAGGATTATCGGCGTGGAGTACATGCTTTGGCGGGTAAGTTTCTGGAATCGTTGGGAAAGACAGGAGAGGATTCATGA
- a CDS encoding MFS transporter, giving the protein MNQDLERSKAKERYAAGKMRQHSTRALFFVGGFGAASWAPLVPLLRERLAIGEDVLGMLLLCIGIGSLLTMPLSGAAAVRFGCRKTLTLAGTFFALFLLALCLVDSMVLAVVSLLVFGAMMGCIDVVANIQAVLVEKAAKRRLMSGMHALWSVGGFAGAGLFGIWVGTLGLTPFISTCIATGIMLATLSIFSRHLLPFGGEGGGAMVAVPKGIVTFVGVVACIAFLVEGAIMDWSGVFLTSVRGFDMSLAGTGFTVFSAAMLIMRLLGDATVQKLGQKPVVLGGSLLAFLGFLMVIFAPSQLLLYAGFFAIGIGSANIVPVFFSLLGKQKDMPISMAVPAVSTLGYLGILMGPAAIGFLAHQTSLYAAFGLLAALVAVQAIIAAYVYKKVL; this is encoded by the coding sequence ATGAATCAGGATTTGGAAAGGTCAAAGGCCAAGGAAAGGTATGCGGCGGGGAAAATGCGGCAGCATTCCACCAGAGCTTTGTTTTTCGTTGGCGGTTTTGGGGCAGCTTCCTGGGCTCCCTTGGTTCCCCTGCTTAGGGAACGGTTGGCCATTGGCGAGGATGTACTGGGGATGCTGCTGCTGTGCATCGGCATTGGCTCCCTTTTGACCATGCCGCTTTCCGGGGCAGCCGCTGTGCGTTTTGGCTGTCGGAAGACGCTGACTTTAGCGGGCACTTTCTTTGCTTTGTTTTTGCTGGCATTATGCTTGGTGGACAGTATGGTTTTGGCGGTGGTTTCCCTGCTTGTTTTTGGAGCCATGATGGGCTGTATTGATGTAGTGGCAAATATTCAGGCCGTATTGGTGGAAAAGGCTGCTAAACGCCGTTTGATGTCTGGCATGCATGCCCTGTGGAGCGTGGGAGGTTTTGCCGGGGCTGGGCTCTTTGGCATCTGGGTTGGTACTTTGGGGCTGACGCCCTTTATTTCCACCTGCATTGCAACCGGTATAATGCTGGCAACCTTGTCCATTTTTTCCCGCCATTTGCTGCCATTTGGGGGTGAAGGCGGTGGGGCTATGGTGGCTGTGCCTAAGGGAATTGTAACTTTTGTGGGCGTTGTGGCCTGCATTGCTTTCCTGGTGGAAGGGGCCATCATGGATTGGAGCGGTGTATTCCTGACCTCTGTCAGAGGTTTTGATATGTCTCTGGCTGGTACGGGCTTTACGGTCTTTTCTGCGGCTATGCTTATCATGCGGCTACTGGGGGATGCTACGGTACAGAAGCTGGGTCAGAAGCCTGTGGTGCTGGGAGGAAGTCTGCTGGCTTTCTTGGGCTTTCTGATGGTGATTTTTGCTCCGAGCCAGCTGCTCTTATATGCAGGCTTCTTTGCCATTGGCATTGGCAGTGCCAATATTGTGCCGGTGTTCTTTTCCCTGTTAGGCAAACAGAAGGATATGCCAATAAGTATGGCAGTACCGGCGGTAAGCACTCTGGGATATCTGGGAATCTTGATGGGGCCTGCGGCCATTGGCTTTTTGGCTCATCAGACCAGCCTTTATGCGGCCTTTGGTTTATTGGCTGCTTTGGTGGCGGTTCAGGCCATTATTGCGGCTTATGTTTATAAGAAAGTTTTGTAG
- a CDS encoding histidinol-phosphatase HisJ family protein has protein sequence MLADYHVHTDFSDDSREPMEEQAKKAISLGLKVMCFTDHVDYGIKKDWDEGDIEYRGGDGIGLAAEELQPLANVDYPQYFENFSRVKAEFAKEIDLRCGLEFGVQVGTIPKYEALFAKYADKLDFVLLSIHQVENKEFWNQEFQQGRSQREYNERYYQEMYDVMKKFKHYSVLAHLNLISRYDKQGKYPFAAVRDMVAEILKLAIADGKGIELNTSSWHYGLDDTMPARDILRLYKDLGGKIITIGSDAHSTKYLADHMEDARAILRDEIGMKEIYTFKNMESVGHKLL, from the coding sequence ATGTTGGCGGATTATCATGTGCATACGGATTTCAGCGATGATTCCCGTGAACCAATGGAGGAGCAGGCGAAAAAAGCTATTTCCCTGGGACTGAAGGTAATGTGCTTTACCGACCATGTGGATTATGGCATCAAGAAGGATTGGGACGAGGGCGATATTGAGTATCGCGGTGGCGATGGTATCGGTTTGGCGGCAGAGGAACTGCAACCCCTGGCCAACGTGGATTATCCCCAATACTTTGAAAATTTCAGCCGTGTTAAGGCAGAGTTTGCGAAAGAAATCGATTTGCGTTGCGGTTTGGAATTTGGGGTACAGGTTGGCACTATCCCAAAGTACGAGGCTTTGTTTGCGAAATACGCGGACAAGCTGGACTTTGTGCTGCTCTCCATCCATCAGGTGGAGAATAAGGAATTCTGGAATCAGGAATTTCAGCAGGGCCGTAGCCAGCGGGAGTATAACGAGCGGTATTATCAGGAAATGTACGATGTGATGAAGAAGTTCAAGCACTACTCGGTGCTGGCCCATCTGAATCTTATCAGCCGTTATGACAAGCAGGGGAAATATCCCTTTGCTGCAGTCCGGGATATGGTGGCGGAAATCCTGAAACTGGCCATCGCAGATGGCAAGGGCATCGAACTCAACACATCCTCCTGGCATTATGGCCTTGATGATACCATGCCAGCCCGTGATATTTTGCGGCTCTACAAGGATTTGGGAGGGAAAATCATCACCATTGGCTCCGATGCCCATTCAACCAAATATCTGGCTGACCATATGGAAGATGCCAGGGCTATCCTGCGGGATGAGATTGGCATGAAGGAAATCTACACGTTTAAGAATATGGAGTCTGTGGGGCATAAATTGTTGTGA
- a CDS encoding ACT domain-containing protein encodes MDLKRIEGQLTVCKLKSTAAIDLNQEFYFIGKTDEEISLVCKTEDTPTKTLERDDGWRAFRIQGTLDFSLIGILSKISSILAENKIGIFAVSTYNTDYILVKEENFDAALMALEKNGYNIV; translated from the coding sequence ATGGACTTGAAAAGAATAGAAGGACAGCTGACGGTCTGCAAGCTCAAATCGACGGCAGCTATTGACCTGAATCAGGAGTTCTATTTCATTGGCAAGACCGATGAGGAGATATCTCTTGTATGTAAGACCGAAGATACCCCAACGAAAACGCTGGAGCGTGACGATGGCTGGCGGGCTTTTCGCATACAGGGAACCCTTGATTTTTCGCTGATAGGAATTTTGTCGAAAATATCATCCATCCTGGCTGAAAACAAGATAGGCATATTTGCGGTATCGACCTACAACACAGATTATATTCTGGTCAAAGAGGAGAATTTTGACGCGGCATTGATGGCTTTGGAGAAAAACGGATACAACATAGTGTAG
- a CDS encoding flavodoxin, producing the protein MAETTAKALGADLYEIRPEQPYTSQDLNYNDETTRATVEQKDDKAHPALADKNAKIADYETIVLAYPIWWGQASRIMDTFVESYDFTNKKITAICTSGGSDIGSSAGYLEKSPRARLSGSQASSSALRLRQMR; encoded by the coding sequence TTGGCAGAAACCACAGCCAAGGCTTTGGGGGCTGACCTTTACGAAATACGGCCAGAGCAACCCTACACTTCCCAGGATTTGAACTACAACGATGAAACCACCCGGGCCACGGTGGAACAGAAGGACGATAAGGCCCATCCGGCTCTGGCCGATAAGAATGCTAAGATTGCCGACTACGAAACCATAGTGCTGGCTTATCCCATCTGGTGGGGACAGGCTTCCCGTATTATGGACACCTTCGTGGAAAGCTATGATTTCACAAACAAAAAAATCACTGCCATCTGTACCTCCGGTGGCAGTGATATCGGCTCCAGTGCCGGTTATCTGGAAAAATCGCCAAGGGCAAGGCTCAGTGGAAGCCAGGCAAGCTCTTCAGCCCTCAGGCTTCGGCAGATGAGATAA